The Edwardsiella tarda ATCC 15947 = NBRC 105688 region CTCCGGGCTGGAGATTACGGAAGAAAACGCCCCGCGTATTGGCGCCGCTATCGGCTCCGGGATCGGCGGCTTAGGATTAATCGAAGAGAACCATACGGCCTTGATGCACGGTGGTCCGCGTAAGATTAGCCCGTTCTTCGTCCCGTCGACCATCGTCAATATGGTGGCCGGGCATCTGACTATCATGCTGGGGTTACGTGGCCCGAGCATTTCTATTTCGACGGCTTGTACCTCTGGCGTACATAACATCGGCCATGCCGCGCGCATGATCGCCTATGGCGATGCCGATGCCATGTTGGCCGGTGGGACCGAGAAGGCCAGTACCCAACTGGGTGTTGGCGGGTTCGGTGCCGCGCGTGCGCTCTCGACGCGTAACGACAATCCGCAGGCGGCCAGCCGTCCGTGGGATAAAGATCGTGACGGTTTTGTGTTGGGTGATGGCGCCGGCATTCTAGTGCTGGAAGAGTACCAGCATGCCAAGGCTCGTGGTGCCAAGATCTATGCCGAGCTGGTTGGCTTTGGCATGAGCAGCGATGCCTATCACATGACGTCCCCACCGGCCGATGGCGCCGGTGCGGCGCAGGCGATGGAAAACGCCTTGCGTGACGCGGGTGTGACGCCGGCACAAGTCGGCTATATCAACGCCCACGGGACCTCGACGGCGGCGGGCGATAAGGCGGAAACCCAAGCGGTGAAGAGCGTCTATGGTGATGCCGCCGCGCGCGTGATGGTCAGCTCGACGAAGTCGATGACCGGTCACTTGCTGGGCGCCGCTGGCGCGGTCGAGTCCATCTTTACCATCCTGGCGCTGCGCGATCAGGTGGTGCCGCCGACCATCAACCTGGACAACCCCGACGAGGGCTGTGATCTGGACTTCGTACCGCACGAAGCCCGTCAGGTTAGTGGTCTGGAGTATGCCCTGTGTAACTCCTTCGGCTTCGGCGGAACCAACGGCTCGATCATCTTCCGTAAGATGTAAGCGGGTCACGCCGGCTAATGGCTCCTTCGGGAGCCATTTTTTTTGTCTCGCCAGGTAGAATAGGGCACTACGGCATAAGGAGGCGGCATGTACTGGATCGATGGCGAAGAGCAGCATCAGATTGCGTTGAGCGATCGCGGACTGAACTATGGCGACGGTTGCTTTACCACGGCACGCGTCTGCCAGGGGCGCGTCGATGGATTGCGTGCGCATCTGGCGCGCATGCGCCAGGCCTGTGATCGTCTACAGATCCAGGGCGTGGACTGGAGCCGTTGGCTGACGGAGGCCGAGCGCTATGCCGCGTTGCTGGGGGAGGGGGTGCTCAAGGGGATGATCACGCGGGGGAGCGGTGGACGTGGCTATGATCCGCATGGCGCCGATACGCCCCGTCGCATTTTCGTCACCGCCCCGGCGCCGACCCACTATATGGCGTTGCGTGAGCGAGGCATCACCTTGACCGTCAGCCCGATCCGCCTGGCGCGTCAGCCGCTGCTGGCCGGTATCAAACACTTGAACCGGCTGGAGCAGGTGTTGATCCGCGCCCATCTGGCGCAGACACAGGCGGATGAGGCGCTGGTGCTTGACACCCAGGATAGGCTGGTGGAATGCTGTGCGGCCAATCTGTTCTGGCGGTGTGGGCAACAGGTGTTCACGCCGCGCCTGACGCAGTGTGGGGTTGATGGCGTGATGCGCCAGCGTATCTGCCGCCTATTGGCGCAGAGTCCCTATCGCCTGCAGGAGGTGGAGAGCGGG contains the following coding sequences:
- the fabF gene encoding beta-ketoacyl-ACP synthase II → MSKRRVVVTGLGMLSPVGNTVDSTWNALLAGQSGISLIDHFDTSAYATRFAGLVKDFNCEEHISRKDARKMDLFIQYGIMAGIQAFQDSGLEITEENAPRIGAAIGSGIGGLGLIEENHTALMHGGPRKISPFFVPSTIVNMVAGHLTIMLGLRGPSISISTACTSGVHNIGHAARMIAYGDADAMLAGGTEKASTQLGVGGFGAARALSTRNDNPQAASRPWDKDRDGFVLGDGAGILVLEEYQHAKARGAKIYAELVGFGMSSDAYHMTSPPADGAGAAQAMENALRDAGVTPAQVGYINAHGTSTAAGDKAETQAVKSVYGDAAARVMVSSTKSMTGHLLGAAGAVESIFTILALRDQVVPPTINLDNPDEGCDLDFVPHEARQVSGLEYALCNSFGFGGTNGSIIFRKM
- the pabC gene encoding aminodeoxychorismate lyase, with amino-acid sequence MYWIDGEEQHQIALSDRGLNYGDGCFTTARVCQGRVDGLRAHLARMRQACDRLQIQGVDWSRWLTEAERYAALLGEGVLKGMITRGSGGRGYDPHGADTPRRIFVTAPAPTHYMALRERGITLTVSPIRLARQPLLAGIKHLNRLEQVLIRAHLAQTQADEALVLDTQDRLVECCAANLFWRCGQQVFTPRLTQCGVDGVMRQRICRLLAQSPYRLQEVESGLAALQQADEVVVCNALMPLLPVNQALGRAFAARTLYQFLLPHCLQVEA